The genomic interval AAGCGGGCGCTCATCCTGTTCTCCCTATGGGCGGTGCTGGGGTATCTGCTGGTCATATGGCTTGGGACCTGGTGGGGGGTTCTCCTGGGGGCGGTGTTCTTCATCTCCTGGACCGCAGTGACGCTCCCTGCCATGATGGATCTTATAAGCCGGTCGGTGCCCAAGTCCAAGAGGGTGATGGGGGTTTCGATGCACTCCCTGATAAGGCGCATCCCCATGGCCCTTGGGCCCATAATAGGGGGGTATCTCATATCCCGCATGGGGGATGTGGAGGGGATAAGGACCGCCCTGGCTGCGGCGGCGGTGATGGGGCTGTTGTCGGTGGGCTTCCTTTGGAAGGCCGTGCCGGACGTTGGGGGGGTGGGGGGTGAGGATATGGGGTTTCGAAGGTCCCTGTCCCTTATCCGCGGGGATCTTAGGATCCTCCTCATATCCGACGTTTTGATAAGGTTCGCGGAGCAGATCCCCTACCCCTTTGTGGTGCTTTGGGCCATGTCAAGAGGGGTATCGGCGCTTGAGTTCGGCCTGCTCACCGCCATTGAGATGGTGGTGGCCCTCTTGGTCTACATTCCCGTTGCCGCCATGGCGGACCGGCACGGCAAGAAGCCCTTCGTGCTCATCACCTTTTGTTTCTTTACCGCCTTCCCGTTGATTTTGCCTTTTTGTAGGGGATTCTGGCCCTTTGCCTTTGCCTTTGTCATAAGAGGTCTTAAGGAGTTCGGGGAGCCCACCAGGAAGGCCCTCATCATGGACCTGGCCCCCGAGGGGGCCAAGGGCGCCGCCTTCGGAGCCTACTACCTTTTGCGGGACGTCATAGTTTCCCTGGCCGCCTTCGCCTCCCCCGCCCTCTTTGCGGTTTCCCCTTTGTTCAACTTCGCATCCGCCGGTTTTTTCGGCCTCTTAGGAACCCTCTGGTTCGCCCTTAAGGGCAGGGACATGAGGTAGCCCCCAAGGATCTCTGGAGAGG from Thermanaerothrix sp. carries:
- a CDS encoding MFS transporter, with protein sequence MSKLLRFLAINRSTGAALVMVILMGMGEKMSERFLPVYLMALGGSLWSVGFLNGMDNLLSALYSLPGGIVSHRLGPKRALILFSLWAVLGYLLVIWLGTWWGVLLGAVFFISWTAVTLPAMMDLISRSVPKSKRVMGVSMHSLIRRIPMALGPIIGGYLISRMGDVEGIRTALAAAAVMGLLSVGFLWKAVPDVGGVGGEDMGFRRSLSLIRGDLRILLISDVLIRFAEQIPYPFVVLWAMSRGVSALEFGLLTAIEMVVALLVYIPVAAMADRHGKKPFVLITFCFFTAFPLILPFCRGFWPFAFAFVIRGLKEFGEPTRKALIMDLAPEGAKGAAFGAYYLLRDVIVSLAAFASPALFAVSPLFNFASAGFFGLLGTLWFALKGRDMR